One part of the Kwoniella dendrophila CBS 6074 chromosome 5, complete sequence genome encodes these proteins:
- a CDS encoding ribosomal protein S18 produces MVRPPLSVRLLHTSLPHRNPAGNSGISARESIASALASSTSIPASSDSSTADATRRMLDSLTSKVKTEADEKRRPFRANSYVPPHSLTSESLYPTFKPYAKLPLLGPNKKIASKIDPFFISKINPLEHDLNPLFALSFVNPMGKIKSRAETGLTWNSQKKIGKLVRRSRSMGLISRWSNHPVQGGLGTSGHRFGGR; encoded by the exons ATGGTTCGACCACCACTTTCAGTACGATTACTTCACACTTCCCTACCACATCGAAATCCAGCTGGGAATTCAGGTATATCAGCTAGGGAATCAATAGCATCTGcattagcttcatcaacatctataccagcttcatcagattcatctaCAGCAGATGCAACTAGAAGAATGTTAGATTCTTTAACAAGTAAAGTTAaaactgaagctgatgaaaaaagaagacCATTTAGAGCAAATTCC TACGTACCACCACATTCATTAACATCAGAATCATTATATCCAACATTTAAACCATATGCaaaattaccattattaggACCAAATAAAAAAATAGCATCAAAAATAGATCCTTTTTTTATAAGTAAAATAAATCCTTTAGAACATGATTTGAATCCTTTATTCGCGCTAAGTTTTGTAAATCCAATGGGTAAAATTAAATCAAGAGCTGAAACTGGTTTAACATGGAATTCACAGAAGaaaataggtaaattagttagaagatcaagatcaatggGTTTAATTTCAAGATGGTCAAATCATCCTGttcaaggtggtttaggtactTCAGGTCATAGGTTTGGTGGTAGATAA